From one Deinococcus ruber genomic stretch:
- a CDS encoding metallophosphoesterase → MELYDPRPTVAIPDLNGKYDRFLLAVEHAKPSEHFLVFLGDLIDDGPGVRQILQHLQHLHAEHGLQVLAGNHEELMINALCGLPGARHALDPTPRDTPEWQRWLRNGGQATLASYARKQDLIRDVEWLMTQSKRWFVRDRWLYSHATRPHPTQQPITEAQRTATGADLLLWDRPTSSSNLYELREELIGSVHGHTPRAQPERLLGPDRKPAWFMDLGKHARDIAIHHSVTGPHVLTAPPLVQDTRAQSRPAALRLGASLSTLFKQRST, encoded by the coding sequence ATGGAGCTGTACGATCCTCGACCCACCGTCGCCATCCCCGACCTCAATGGCAAGTACGACCGCTTCCTGCTGGCAGTCGAGCATGCCAAGCCCTCAGAGCACTTCCTGGTCTTCCTCGGTGACCTGATCGATGATGGCCCAGGTGTTCGGCAGATCCTCCAGCATCTCCAGCACCTTCATGCCGAGCACGGCCTGCAAGTCCTCGCGGGCAACCACGAAGAGCTGATGATCAATGCGCTGTGCGGCCTGCCCGGCGCACGGCATGCCCTCGATCCCACACCGCGGGACACCCCGGAATGGCAGCGCTGGCTGCGAAATGGCGGGCAGGCGACCCTGGCGAGCTATGCCAGGAAGCAGGACTTGATTCGGGATGTGGAGTGGTTGATGACCCAGAGCAAACGCTGGTTCGTGCGGGACCGCTGGCTGTACAGTCACGCCACTCGCCCGCATCCAACCCAGCAACCGATCACCGAAGCGCAACGCACCGCCACTGGGGCGGATCTGCTGTTGTGGGATCGCCCCACCAGCTCGTCGAATCTGTACGAGCTGCGAGAGGAGCTGATTGGCTCGGTGCACGGCCACACCCCCCGTGCGCAACCCGAGCGACTGCTGGGGCCCGATCGCAAACCGGCCTGGTTCATGGACTTGGGCAAACACGCACGCGATATCGCCATTCACCATAGCGTCACCGGTCCGCACGTCCTGACCGCCCCCCCGCTGGTGCAGGATACCCGCGCCCAGTCACGCCCCGCTGCCCTGCGTCTAGGCGCGTCACTGTCCACGCTCTTCAAGCAGCGCTCCACGTGA
- a CDS encoding DUF805 domain-containing protein, with amino-acid sequence MNEYLNVILRNYVNFSGRARRREYWMYTLVTIIISVTLELIDFFVVNRSGSQFLLLSTIYSFATFLPGLGVSVRRLHDTGRSGIWMLIAFIPLAGAIMLLVFMATDSTPETNKWGSSPKGIGGTVKAF; translated from the coding sequence ATGAATGAGTACCTCAATGTGATCCTTCGCAACTACGTGAACTTCAGTGGGCGTGCTCGACGCCGAGAATATTGGATGTACACACTTGTCACGATCATTATTTCTGTTACATTAGAGCTGATTGATTTTTTTGTGGTTAATAGATCAGGCAGCCAGTTCTTACTGCTTTCGACTATTTACTCGTTTGCAACGTTTCTTCCTGGCTTGGGCGTGAGTGTTCGCCGTCTGCACGATACTGGGCGGAGTGGTATCTGGATGTTGATTGCTTTTATTCCTCTCGCAGGTGCAATTATGCTTCTTGTCTTCATGGCGACAGATAGTACTCCTGAGACGAATAAGTGGGGTTCAAGTCCAAAGGGTATCGGCGGAACTGTAAAAGCATTTTAA
- a CDS encoding DMT family transporter, whose product MTQPLTVPRPASTTGLPFILLAALLWGTIAITVAAIYRLAPLDPIRVGFYRVVFAAPALLLLMVLTGQYRGVRLSRPFLNQAGLMGLAIASDQVCNFTAIQTVGVSIASLVSLCTAPLLVAVFGALVLRESFPPRLYGLLGTALLGTALLVYRPVGLDGPHPLLGIAWAFGSALSYATILLCSRTLSTLAPPLVSLATSFSIAALLLLPVAAHQGVSLQVSWRVWGLLAYLGIVATGVGYLLFLLGMRHTSATIASVATLLEPFLAVVLAILFFGEHLTSLGFLGGGILLLSLGFLPVMLNQGVKHHGHPLETDR is encoded by the coding sequence ATGACACAACCTCTTACTGTTCCACGTCCGGCATCCACCACTGGTTTGCCGTTCATCCTTCTGGCCGCCCTGCTGTGGGGGACGATTGCCATCACAGTAGCGGCGATCTACCGCCTCGCGCCTCTGGATCCCATTCGTGTCGGCTTTTACCGGGTGGTGTTCGCCGCTCCTGCGCTTCTACTGCTGATGGTCCTCACAGGCCAGTACCGCGGAGTTCGTCTCAGCCGCCCGTTCCTGAATCAGGCCGGCCTGATGGGTCTGGCGATTGCTAGTGATCAGGTCTGCAACTTCACAGCCATCCAGACGGTCGGCGTGTCCATCGCCTCGTTGGTCTCCCTCTGCACCGCACCACTGCTCGTGGCCGTCTTCGGCGCCCTAGTTTTACGGGAATCCTTCCCTCCACGCCTTTACGGCCTCCTGGGTACCGCCCTCCTTGGTACCGCCCTCCTGGTCTACCGTCCAGTGGGGCTGGACGGTCCACACCCGCTCCTCGGGATCGCCTGGGCGTTCGGCTCGGCCCTGAGTTACGCCACCATTCTGCTGTGCAGTCGTACCCTCTCGACCCTGGCACCGCCGCTGGTATCCCTGGCTACCTCCTTCTCCATTGCCGCGCTGTTGCTTCTCCCAGTCGCGGCACACCAGGGGGTGAGCTTGCAGGTCTCCTGGCGGGTCTGGGGGCTTCTGGCCTATCTGGGGATCGTGGCTACAGGCGTGGGCTACCTGCTGTTCCTGCTGGGCATGCGTCACACCTCCGCTACTATCGCCAGTGTAGCGACGCTGCTTGAGCCCTTCCTGGCCGTCGTTCTAGCCATCTTATTCTTTGGCGAGCACCTCACTTCGCTCGGGTTTCTCGGCGGAGGCATTCTGTTGCTCTCTCTCGGATTTCTCCCTGTCATGCTCAATCAAGGAGTCAAACATCATGGCCACCCCCTTGAAACCGACCGTTGA
- a CDS encoding HelD family protein: protein MTATSTPPIPSELDLEQQHLSGTITSMLAQIDAWEDRSRNVGADLETSLTLADTAEEMAAMLSVHVNEPYFGSLKVRIGGREQTLYIGKIAHRDLKGPYSITSWESEVGSLFYAQALDWTTPRGLKGTIQRRRQLDVRKKTLHGLTDLYDASTGGDTGARETVLLQRLSEASRSGMRDVVETLQPEQNDIMRAPAGTAVCIQGAAGSGKTTIGFHRLAWLAHSERGPHQARPSHTLVLMPNQVLAHYASRVLPSLNLQGVVVTTPETWALGFLGLEKMEVTDRTLTLLLQDRDNTRRRAAWRRAKALGDLRMFGVVRSHLHTRLQANLERLTYQGSVEVQRGGRSKAITLALSNSQLQKLLTTVLERDPLDGYRPAFRAALEAELLSQARVTDEEEPVVLRQLNVEVSRLIGRVFAGMLPVTEARRLLQDETALRYAAQTHLPEAMLQLLLSDPLASVAKPRRSFADVTELPLMLAVAGLLDGLGKRNGHALEPYDHILLDEAQDFAPLLYALLRRAARPGHLTALGDLNQGLHGYKGPNAWTEVQAALGGGEVLTLSRTYRSTRQITELTARVAATYNRAAAVVGVDRDGMPVQRLTAGPLAQLTAQAVKTMQAAGHANIAIVTRRTADADLLVPDLMQHDVDAQPILNEQARYTGGVVILPVHLAKGLEFDAAIVAGAEATTYDPATEFETRLLYVSLSRGVHALAVVAPNELHPLLSNPSQLEGTSHDK, encoded by the coding sequence ATGACGGCCACCTCCACCCCGCCGATTCCATCCGAGCTGGATCTTGAGCAGCAGCACTTGTCCGGCACCATCACCTCGATGCTGGCGCAGATCGACGCGTGGGAAGACCGCTCGCGCAATGTCGGCGCGGATCTCGAAACCAGCCTCACCCTCGCCGACACGGCGGAGGAGATGGCCGCCATGTTGAGTGTCCACGTGAATGAACCCTACTTCGGCAGTCTGAAAGTCCGCATCGGTGGCAGGGAGCAGACGCTGTACATTGGCAAGATCGCGCACCGCGACCTCAAAGGGCCGTACAGCATCACCTCGTGGGAATCCGAGGTCGGCAGTCTATTCTATGCCCAGGCGCTCGACTGGACGACGCCGCGTGGGCTCAAGGGCACCATCCAGCGACGGCGGCAACTCGATGTTCGCAAGAAAACACTGCATGGGCTGACTGATTTATATGACGCAAGCACGGGCGGTGACACCGGCGCGCGCGAAACCGTCCTGCTCCAACGCCTCTCTGAGGCCAGCCGCAGCGGCATGCGCGATGTCGTCGAAACCCTGCAGCCCGAACAGAACGACATCATGCGCGCCCCAGCGGGAACCGCCGTGTGTATTCAAGGCGCGGCCGGGAGTGGGAAGACCACCATCGGCTTCCATCGCCTCGCCTGGCTCGCGCATTCCGAACGCGGCCCCCACCAGGCCCGCCCCAGCCACACCCTCGTCTTGATGCCCAACCAAGTCCTCGCCCACTACGCCAGTCGCGTGCTGCCCAGCCTCAACCTGCAAGGCGTCGTGGTCACCACACCCGAGACCTGGGCCCTCGGCTTCCTGGGATTGGAGAAGATGGAGGTCACCGACCGCACGTTGACACTGCTCTTGCAGGACCGCGACAACACCCGGCGACGGGCAGCCTGGCGACGCGCCAAAGCCCTCGGCGATCTGCGCATGTTCGGTGTTGTTCGCTCCCACCTGCACACCCGTCTGCAGGCGAATCTCGAACGACTGACGTATCAAGGAAGCGTGGAGGTGCAGCGTGGTGGCCGCAGCAAGGCCATCACGCTCGCCCTCTCAAACAGCCAGCTGCAGAAGCTGCTGACGACGGTGCTGGAGCGCGATCCGCTGGACGGGTATCGCCCGGCCTTCCGGGCCGCGCTGGAAGCTGAACTCCTCTCTCAAGCCCGCGTGACCGACGAAGAAGAGCCCGTCGTGTTACGGCAACTGAACGTCGAGGTGAGTCGCTTGATCGGCCGGGTGTTTGCGGGCATGCTGCCAGTCACGGAAGCTCGCCGACTGCTGCAGGACGAGACAGCCCTGCGATACGCCGCGCAGACGCACCTGCCGGAAGCGATGCTTCAGCTGCTGCTGAGCGATCCGCTCGCGAGTGTCGCTAAACCTCGCCGCTCGTTCGCCGACGTGACTGAGTTGCCGCTGATGCTCGCCGTGGCCGGACTCCTCGACGGCTTAGGCAAACGCAATGGCCATGCCCTCGAACCCTACGACCACATCCTGCTCGACGAGGCACAGGACTTCGCCCCGCTGCTGTATGCCCTGCTCCGGCGCGCCGCCCGACCCGGGCATCTCACCGCGCTCGGTGATCTCAACCAAGGTCTCCACGGGTATAAAGGGCCGAATGCCTGGACTGAAGTCCAAGCTGCGCTGGGCGGGGGAGAGGTGCTGACGCTCAGTCGCACCTATCGCAGCACCCGCCAGATCACAGAGCTGACCGCCCGCGTGGCGGCCACCTATAACCGCGCCGCTGCGGTCGTCGGGGTGGACCGGGACGGCATGCCCGTGCAGCGGTTGACAGCTGGCCCGCTCGCGCAGCTGACGGCGCAGGCGGTGAAGACCATGCAAGCCGCCGGGCATGCCAACATTGCCATCGTCACCCGGCGCACCGCCGATGCGGATCTGCTGGTGCCGGACCTGATGCAGCACGACGTCGACGCGCAGCCGATTCTCAACGAGCAAGCCAGGTACACGGGCGGGGTGGTGATCCTGCCGGTGCATCTGGCCAAGGGGCTCGAGTTCGATGCGGCGATTGTCGCTGGAGCGGAGGCCACGACGTACGATCCAGCGACCGAGTTCGAAACCCGCCTGCTGTACGTAAGCTTGAGCAGAGGCGTCCACGCCCTTGCCGTGGTCGCTCCCAATGAACTCCATCCCTTGCTCAGCAACCCGAGCCAGCTCGAAGGAACCTCCCATGACAAATAA
- a CDS encoding HU family DNA-binding protein translates to MTKKSTTKAPKTPAATPTPTAPVAAPESEKLSKTQLIELVAGRSNMTKKDAGLAVDAALDAIVEALKGGKSVGLPGLGTLDVRATAARTGVRPGTSEKIQIPAGKKVGFKVATDLKKTL, encoded by the coding sequence ATGACGAAGAAAAGCACGACCAAAGCCCCAAAGACGCCCGCTGCCACGCCGACCCCGACTGCCCCGGTCGCCGCCCCGGAGAGTGAAAAGCTGAGCAAGACCCAGCTGATCGAGTTGGTGGCAGGGCGCAGCAACATGACCAAGAAGGATGCTGGTCTGGCGGTGGACGCGGCACTGGACGCGATTGTGGAGGCGCTGAAGGGTGGGAAGAGTGTTGGGTTGCCTGGATTGGGCACGCTGGATGTTCGCGCGACTGCGGCCCGCACGGGCGTGCGCCCTGGCACGTCTGAGAAGATCCAGATCCCCGCCGGTAAGAAAGTCGGCTTCAAAGTCGCCACCGACCTGAAAAAAACCCTGTAA
- a CDS encoding HU family DNA-binding protein codes for MAQSDRPVAPSRIGRAQLQAQLKLRTAFTADQAEIALDTMVQLIIEHLEVGTDVTLPHLGTFFCAESEKLGRRVTFRPDRNLNKNLRMYAEVVAEATHHLPDDTR; via the coding sequence ATGGCCCAGAGTGACCGCCCCGTCGCCCCATCGCGCATCGGCCGCGCTCAATTGCAGGCCCAACTCAAACTCCGGACGGCCTTCACCGCCGATCAAGCCGAGATCGCGCTCGACACGATGGTGCAGCTCATCATTGAACATCTGGAAGTTGGCACCGACGTCACCCTCCCGCACCTGGGGACCTTCTTCTGTGCAGAGAGCGAGAAACTCGGCCGCCGCGTGACCTTCCGCCCCGACCGGAATCTCAACAAAAACCTTCGAATGTACGCTGAAGTCGTCGCTGAGGCCACCCATCACCTGCCAGACGACACCCGGTAG